One stretch of Gouania willdenowi chromosome 16, fGouWil2.1, whole genome shotgun sequence DNA includes these proteins:
- the pou3f2b gene encoding LOW QUALITY PROTEIN: POU domain, class 3, transcription factor 2 (The sequence of the model RefSeq protein was modified relative to this genomic sequence to represent the inferred CDS: inserted 6 bases in 5 codons; deleted 5 bases in 3 codons; substituted 1 base at 1 genomic stop codon) gives MATAASKPLASLTSSASIVHSEPGSMQQASAYRDAQSLLQSDYPLQSNSHTLSHAHQWITALSHGDAAPWSSSPLGTEQDIKPAVQGARDEMHXSSSNLQHQARPPHLVHQTHGNHHDARAWRTTTXAAHIPSMATTNGQSTYLLPAGFSVNGLIPGGXQGLHHHTASETVHDDHTCPHLSEHGHPPSQHQHQHHHXSHHDHSDEDTPTSDDLEQFAKAVXTAEDQLGFTQADVGLALGTLYXNVFSQTTICRFEALQLSFKNMCKLKPLFRQVAEEADSTSGSPTSLDKIAAQGRKRKKDGHSIEVRRKRALESHFLKSPKPAASEIIRPGGQSATMEKEVVRVWFCNRRQKEKRMTPPGGALPGSEDVYGDTPPHHGVQTPVQ, from the exons ATGGCGACCGCCGCATCCAAACCATTA GCATCCCTCACCTCCAGCGCATCCATCGTGCACTCGGAGCCCGGCAGTATGCAGCAAGCCTCGGCGTACCGGGACGCGCAGAGCCTGTTGCAGAGCGACTACCCGCTGCAGAGCAACAGCCACACGCTGAGCCACGCGCACCAGTGGATCACGGCGCTGTCCCACGGAGACGCAGCCCCATGGTCCTCCAGCCCGCTCGGCACGGAGCAGGACATCAAACCCGCGGTGCAGGGCGCCCGGGACGAGATGC ATTCCAGCAGCAACCTGCAGCACCAGGCACGGCCGCCCCACCTGGTGCACCAGACGCACGGGAACCACCACGACGCGCGGGCGTGGAGAACCACCAC CGCGGCGCACATACCGAGCATGGCGACGACCAACGGCCAGAGCACTTATTTACTCCCAGCCGGCTTCAGCGTCAACGGGCTGATTCCGGGCG GGCAGGGTTTGCACCACCACACAGCCTCAGAGACAGTCCATGACGACCAT ACATGCCCGCACCTCAGCGAGCACGGACACCCACCGTCCCAGCATCAGCACCAGCACCACC AGAGTCACCACGACCACTCGGACGAGGATACGCCGACATCGGACGACCTGGAGCAGTTTGCCAAAGCAGTTTAAACAGCGGAGGATCAGCTGGGCTTTACGCAGGCGGACGTGGGACTCGCCCTGGGGACCCTTT GGAATGTGTTTTCCCAAACCACCATCTGCAGGTTTGAGGCCCTGCAGCTCAGCTTCAAAAACATGTGCAAACTGAAGCCTCTGTTTAGACAAGTGGCTGAGGAGGCGGACTCCACCTCAGGCAGCCCCACTAGCTTGGACAAAATCGCGGCGCAAgggaggaaaaggaaaaaagacgGACATTCAATCGAGGTGAGGCGTAAAAGAGCTTTGGAGAGCCATTTTTTGAAGTCCCCA AAACCCGCAGCGTCGGAAATAATTCGCCCTGGCGGACAGTCTGCAACCATGGAGAAGGAGGTGGTGAGGGTTTGGTTCTGTAACAGGAGACAGAAGGAGAAACGGATGACCCCTCCCGGAGGGGCGCTGCCGGGGAGCGAGGATGTGTACGGGGACACGCCGCCACACCACGGGGTCCAAACCCCGGTCCAATGA